Within Solea solea chromosome 1, fSolSol10.1, whole genome shotgun sequence, the genomic segment ACTGATTGTTTTTCCTAACTATTAAGATGGCATGAAGATATTCCAGGCCTTCTTGAAGTCAGAGTTCAGTGATGAAAACATTGAGTTCTGGCTGGTGTGTGAGGACTATAGGAAGATCAAGTCTTCCTTCAGGATGTCCTCCAGAGCCAAAAAGATCTTCAAACACTACATCCAAGCAGAGGCTCCGAGAGAGGTAAGTAACCACAGAGGTTTTTATAACGCTGACAGATGTACGCTTCTACTATTCTACTATACTTACAACCCCTGCCAGTGCTTAAGTATTATGTTGCCTCATACTTCCAGATCAACATTGATCACAAGACCAGGGATCTGATCAGGCGGAACATTAACGCAGCCACCCCAGAGTGCTTCAGTGATGCACAGAGGATTGTCTATGGGTTAATGGAGAGGGACTCTTACCCACGTTTCCTCAGGTCTGACATTTACCAGGCTCTGATGGACTCCACTTCAGACCTGGAGAAGATGTAAGGAAAACAGCTAGTGGGGCCATTGAGTTTGTAGAAGCTGGACAGTGAAGCTGAGACCAATGCTGGACGACTTGAGAAAGGCTTTGGTGCGTATGTTTGCTTGTTCTGGGACCACGGCTGGTGATTCAAACCAAACGCATCCATTTTCAGCACCTTCACGTCTTCCTTTGCAGTTGGGAAAGTCGTGTTTTGAGGTTGCACCTGTTGTGATATATAGCGCCTGTAGAGCACAAGAAATGATTTCATAGAGATGCCGCGATTACAGAGTAAGAAAAACTGTTAGGGACTTTCTGTGAGCGATGCCAGGAAGTGGTGCACATCACCTTCCATTCACAGACTCAAGAGCTGGTATCATATTGTAACGTTGCTGTTACCTTATAAAAGCAATAGATGTCATTTAGATgtggattatttatttgttacatgcTGACACTGATGCCACGATGTTACGACCATAAACTGTTATAAGCTGTATTCCCACCGTGTGTACAAACTGTGACTGTTAGGACTGatttgtgtatatttaataATTTTAGGAAAGTCACCTAAGGGTGattaataaatgtacattttatctTATAAAAggaattgttttaaatgttaaatgtaagtGATAGCTACAAACTAGGTCTGGATACTGTAAACCTCTCTCTAGGCACACTTAAAATAAAGTCACTTAGTTATACTTCAttcattgattttctttttttatatatttagtgATGTGAGTTTTAGAAATGTCTGCATCACCGTGTCATACTGACCAGTAATCATGTGGATCACAGATAATGAAAAGTGAAACTGAATTTTTATCACGAAAAGGAGGACGTTTGTCTGTGGCAACATGACTGGTGTCGCTCTGCTAAAGGTTACAGAAATGATTATGATAAGACTCCACATGCACAAGCAGGCATGAGACACATGGGCTGTATGTGTCACTGGGTTACTGTGTGATGTTGCTTGACTGGTGCAACAGAGGTGGCTTTGTTTCAGGTCAACTAAACGTTCTAGTgaggaaataaataatgagattaaaaaaaaaagaaaagaaaaagaaactggtATAACCAGTGAGATCACAATTAATCTATTATTGCTTTTTAAAACTGgttttattgaacattttagaggaagaaaaataagaGTAACTGATGCAGGCGCGTTTCAAGAGACTTTGTGAGCCCCAGGCAAAAGGGGGCCCTGAAGGGCTATCGACATTGTGGGATTTCCAACTGTGGTTTAATTGCTGAACACAGAACTGAAGGGATGTTTGTACAAATTAGTTTTGCTGTGCACTTTCATTATCAGCTAAGCAGTTGCCTTCTTTACCTTCTTTACACCACTGGACTGTCATGGTCTGAAACCAGTAGCCTGCAGCTAACTAAAgcctagaggattttcaaatctgacttgatttgaaaaatgtggGAGACCATAGACACAACAAACTCTGTAACCAATttccaatgttttaatcctgaaaaagaattaattttttttttattaatccccttaagGGatttttcctctgcatttgacccatcctagaattaggagtagtgggctgccacactgagtagcacccagggttgggtaccttgctcaggggtaccccagccctttttggctgATTGGGGCTTTGAATCTGCAACTCTCTGGTTataagtcaagttccctttccacttggccacgggctgctaACAGACTAGATgatccagtcaagacacaggaccacacacttgacgatttcagggaggagatccAGGGATtggggatctcacagaaactgtGACTTCAGAATTTAAACAGACATGAACTGTCGGCGTTGTCAGTTTATAGCTGTTGTGCTGTGTGCAAtggttttgtgctgagaaatgcaaaaagaactgtggatgaagtcatggccgagaagacggaatcaacttggctcgtacaagttacggttctaaacaaaagtacgtAGCATCCGTTTCCCAGTCAActcactctcattggttattgtggAGTTCTGCTCATGTCCAATGTATAATACTTATGatttgaaatcgggaagactctgatgcatccaatgaagttaaaatggcgtctgttaatccctcataCTACAGCATTCAGATTCAGCCGGTTCAGGACCGATATCTGGCCAATTACATGACAAAGAATTCAAACTGTCTCTAGTTCTTGGTAAAACCTGGTTGATACTGAcagggtttttgtgtgtgtcagtgccttCATTCACACAGTAATAGGAGGTGTATGTAAGAAATTCATtccaatatttttcattttgattgcGATACCCTTTTTAAACTCTTGTGCATATCTTACATGTAGCCCCTTTAACTCATTTATCTTGGGTAGGATTCAATCTCAAATCAGATCCATCACATAACTTATTAATACACACACTTTGCACAAAACTGCACACGTGCACTACATATTCACTGTTAAtgaataattgtgtttatttattcagttgcattctaattaaatatatattagattgtattttattttaatatttttatatttttattcttttcctcatttttaTAGATGGATATTGTATGTATCTACATTTCACACTTAAAGAACGCAATTTCAAGGGCATCCCCTTTAGAATGATCTCAATTTACTGTGATGTAAccaaaaaacccacaaagaaCCATCAATCATAATAAAGGAGAAGTAATAAGTACTACAAACCACAAAAGAAAGATGGGGGGGGAAAGGCAAATAAGATGCAAAACTACCTCAAGACACTCGTGACTGCTCGACCTGTGACTGAAAAAACTCTCAAAGACTTGAATATGAGCTAAATGAATAATTAACTGGATGACAgcttatgtaatgtaatgctttAACTGTGTAGAATCTGGCGGGGGTTGGATTTGACACAGCAATGATATGTTCTTTAATTAAACATTCAGGAGGAGCACAAGGTTTGACGGACTTACGGTATTCATGTGGTTATGTCTAATTACAGTTTGTCGAGGGTGCAGAGAGCAAGTCACCAGGGAGTGATGACCAGGGAGCAGGAGTGTGTGCATTTATATCAAAGTTAATTCCTGAATTTGGATTTTCACTCTGACGCTGGCCCTCACTAGTGAGAGGCTGTCAGGTTGGAAAGAATCCAAGGAAAATTCTCTGAGGATTCAGTGGCATCATGCAGACTGAGATACCATCAAATTAAAATTCACGAAGAACAGCGA encodes:
- the LOC131469834 gene encoding regulator of G-protein signaling 13-like, whose protein sequence is MPSLVPPPPTELQHFNKNMEHKRGGNLKFRLHCRSQPANTDGLCFEEMSQWSHSLERLLSSKYGMKIFQAFLKSEFSDENIEFWLVCEDYRKIKSSFRMSSRAKKIFKHYIQAEAPREINIDHKTRDLIRRNINAATPECFSDAQRIVYGLMERDSYPRFLRSDIYQALMDSTSDLEKM